TCTGTTGGTCGTGGTGTTTACGTTAATCAGCTGGATTGTCAATTTGGCAAACAGCCAGAAGCAGAAGAACGAGCGACCGACTCGGGAGCGATCGCGACCTCCGCAGCGTCGCCGCGAACGCACTGACGAACGCATTCAGAGTGAAATCGAGGTATTCCTGCAGGAAGTTCGCGGCAAACGGGAAGGGCGTCAGAAATCGGCCGAGCCGGAACTCGTCGCGGAAGTGATTCCAGAGGAAGAACCTCACCCGCACCATGAATCACTTCGTGAGCAAATCGAAGCGAAGAAAAAACAGGCTGAGCAGGAAGCTCGAAAAGCCGCCATGAAGAAGGCTCGGTTGCGTCCGAAAGTTGGCAAAAAGGAACTGCCACATTTGGAAAGCAATCTGGCGAAAGCTGATTCGCCCGCCCCGATCGTGGCGGAGGCCGTTTCAGTGCCCCTGACGGAATCCGAACGATCCGCGAAGCGAGCTGAGGCGAACGCGGCGGAAATGCAAGCAGTCTATGGAGCGAAGTTGACTGCCAATTCGTGGGCAGAAATCTTCCGCGATCCCAATCAGGTTCGGCAAGCGATTGTCCTGAATGAGATTCTCGCCAAACCGAAGTCGCTTCGGTAGAAAGTCGGTATGGCCATTGGCTCTCCGATTCGCGTTGTCCTGCTTGCGGACCGGTTCGAGGTCCGAGGTTCATCCGCCTACACGTTGCGGCTGGCGCAGAATCTGAACACCTACAACGTCGCTGTAGAAATTGTGACGCCGAATGCTGACGTCATCGAAACAGAGCTTCGTGCCAGACTACCGATCCGGGTCTTTCCACACCTTCAGACACCGGTTTGGCGGGGTGTCGTTCGTGGAGCGGTTTTAGAACACCTCAAGGAGTTCAAACCGGACCTGATTCACATCCAATCCCGGCAAATGCTGCCCACCGGCAATTGGCTTGCACGACATCTGAATGTCCCGCTGGTCTTCACGCTTCATGGATATCTCGAAAGCCGAGAGCGATTGTATTTCGATCGTTCAATCAAACGGCATATCATCTGTGTGAGTCGTTCAGTACGGTCCGAACTTCGTCAACGAACAGGAATTAAAGACGAGTTCACCAGCATCGTTCATACCGGTGTGGAAACGCCCGCGGTTCTCGATCGCATCCCGGTTTTGTCGCCGCAGAAAACTCCGGTGGTCGGAACTGCCTGTCCGCTCGAAACAGTAAAAGGTCTCCCCTTCTTTCTGGGTGCCGCACATGCGATCCATCAGGTTCGTGAGGACGTAATGTTTTTGGTCGCCGGTGCTGGTCCGGAGGAAGCCAACTTACGGCGGCTGGTTCGCGTATTGGATCTGACCAATCACGTCACTTTCGTTCCGAAGCTGCACGACTACACGACCAGTATCCGGGCGATGGACATCTTTTGTTTGCCGTCGCTCAAGCAGGGACTGGGAACTATCATGCTCGAAGCGATGGCGTTGGGGAAACCCGTCATTGCAACTGGTGTCGGAGGTGTTTACAGCGTTGTACGAGATGAGGAAACGGGGTTAGTTGTGCCGCCTTCGGATAGCGCACGTTTGGCCGAACGGATCTTGGAATTATTGAACGATCCACAAGAAGCCCGACGACTGGGTTCGGCGGGCCAAGATTTGGTTCACGATGAATTCAGTGTGGAGAAAATGGTTCGGGAAACGGTCGCAGTCTACCGCCGAATTTTAGGCGAGCCCAACCCAACGGAATCCCAGCCAGAAGCCACCCCTGTCAGCCAAGCCTAATCCAGACACGCTTCCCAACTTGCTCAGGACCATGCTCGCTGAAAGAACTCGACGAAGTTCCGATAGAGAATGCCGTCGATATCTTCCTGAGAATAGCCGCGTCGCTCAAGGACATCCGCGAACTTCCCAAGCTCGGCAATCGTCTCCATATCGCCAGGTGATTGTTCTTTGCCGAAACCACCATCAAGGTCAGTACCGATGCCACAGTGCTTGGCGTTGCCGGCAATCTGACAGATATGGTCCGTGTGATTCGCAATGTCTTCGAGACTGACGGTGTTCGGGTCGCTCACATGCTTCTTCCAACCGGGCTTGATCATCCAATTGTCAAAGGCAGCCCCGATGACGGAGCCTCGTCCAATCAACGCTTTGATTTGCTCATCCGTTAATTGCCGATCACCGGGTACCAGGCTCCGACAGTTGTGATGACTGGCGAGCACGGGGCCTTCGAAAATCTCAAGGGCTTCCCAGAAGGATTGATCCGCCAGATGGGTCGCATCGAGCAGCATCCCAGCCTGATCCATCTGCTTCAGCAACTCTGGCCCGTCGGCTTTCAATCCGCCTTCACTCCCCGTGCCGAAACAATAAGGATTCTCGCCGTAGTGTGCCGGGCCAAGGATTCGCAAGCCCGCCGCATACCACTCGTGAATCTGCTCGGGATGCAAAATCGGCTGGCTGCCTTCCATACTGAGAATGTAGCCGATGGGTAAACCGTTCTGCCCGTCCGGGGTGTCATCGGCGACCCATTCTTGGATATGCTTTTCCAACGTCGGCCAATCGGAAATCTCACGCAGTTCACCGCGTTCGGACATGGCTCGGTAATACGCCAACTGACCATAGGCGGCCCCGTAGTCGGCTTCCCGCGATTGAAAGAACGTCAGTTCGGGGTAGGGGCGATGCAACCTGGGCAACAAAGTCGAAATCGTGATGCCAACTCGCCCGCGTCGTAACTCGGCCCACGAAACGGAGCAGTCACCCGGAATTTGGTTGGGGAAGTGCTTCTCGAATGTGCGAATTTCCGAGACGGGCTTCATCAAGTCTCGATTCCAGTCGAGAGCATTCCAAGCCATATCGAGATGAGCGTCAAAGATCAACATATAGTGTATTCCCAATCGGTTCGACCGATCCATAAGCACTGATGGAAAGGCAAAACGACACTCTACCGGTCGCCCTTAGAATCGGCAAGCGCATCACGGACAAGCTGTCGGACTGCGAAGTCGACATCAGTTTGGTATCGTAAAGCGGATTGATCCGATCACGACTGAAAGGCATTCGATGACAGGAACCACCATAGCCCCCGAAGAATCCCACGCATTTGAGACCGATGGTTTTTTCATCGTACCGGGCCTGCTGGATTCGTTGACAACCGAACGACTTGGGCAAATTGCGCGTCGGGATCGAACACTGGAAGCGGAACGATCGAGTCGGGCTGACGGCGAAGGTGGAGCGGTTGAACTCGTCGTGCGGAATGAACTTCCGACGGATACCGTCTACGGAGCAATCGTGCGGAGCCACCGGATTGTCAATCGAATGACGGACCTACTCTGCCAAGACGCGGACGATGCGGTTTACCATTACCACCACAAGATGATTTGCAAGGAACCACGGACCGGTGGAGCTTGGGCTTGGCACCAAGATTACGGCTATTGGTATAATTTCGGGTGTTTGATGCCGACGATGGCGAGTTGTTTGATCGCGGTGGATCGGGCGACGCCGGAGAACGGTTGCCTCCAAGTCTTACGCGGTTCGCACCGAATCGGCCGGATTGATCATGGTCCCGTCGGGCAGCAAACCGGGGCCGACCCGGAGCGTGTAGCGGTTGCTTGCGAGCGTTTTGAACGTGTTTACGTCAATTTGGAACCCGGTGACGCGGTGTTCTTTCACGCAAATCTCTTGCACCGATCGGACCAAAACCACAGTGACAACCCACGGTGGGCATTCATCTGTTGCTACAACACGCGATCGAACAACCCATACAAGGATTCTCGTCATCCTCGCTATACAGATCTGGAAACCTGGGATGATTCCCAGGTCCTCCAAACCGTGGGGCAGCATTGGAATGCCATCCAATCAACCGCTTAAATTCGTCAGGTGTGCCACGCCTCCTGCTAAGAGACTCGGCTTGAAACATGCGGAATCGTGACTCACAGTGAGACGCCACGATTCCTAAGTTTCCGGTCGGCTAACTACCGCGAGAAAACTTCACCACCAAGAACACAACCGCCGCAATGACCAGCTTGATGACAATCCCCACGCCTGAAAAACCACCACCAAACGATTTATGACATTTCGGGCAACTGCGGGCGTATTTTTCGCTCGCCGCCCATTTGTAATTGCAGTGTTCGCAATCGAATTCGTAGTAGACCAACGAGATCTTGTCGGTCCGGTGGTCGGCCAAACCGGGCTTGATCCCGCTCGAACCAAAGGACGAGGAAAAATCGGGAAGGCTGGGCTCCGGCATCGTTGGGATGGTGATGTCTGGCGTCTCCATCTCCATATGACTGCCCGATGCCATCTGATTGCTCGGCCAGGATGGTGTCGAATTCCGCTGTTGTCGCCTTTGCTCTTTGCACTTCGGGCACTCAAATGCGTGTGAGGACGTCACAAATTTGTAGCCGCAATCCCGGCAAACGTTTTGATAGGTCAAGAACCCACCACCTGTTCGCAAGTCGTCGTAACCCGGTGGAACTTCATCGCGAGATGCCTGCTCGGCGTGGCTTCCCGGACCGGATGCCCCCACACCAGGTTGGTACGGGTTCGCAGGCGGGCCGAAGTTTCGAATTCCTGGCGGTCCGTTGCCGGCGATCTCGCTCGATTGAGCCGCCTTCTCGGCCGCTTTTCGTCTGAGTTCCGCATTCACCCAATCGCGATCCGAATCCGACAGGCCAACAATCCGATAGTTTTGATTTTCACCATCGACGTCCAAGACGACTTCCTTCCCAAACACTCGGACAAACTTCGCACCGAGTGTTCGGCCATTGCGATCGGTCCAGGTTCGATATCCGTCGGACTTCTGATCGGTGGTTAGTGGCTCCTGATCGACCACGGGAAACACATCGCGAGACTGATCCTTCTTGATGGCCTCTTTGATGTAGTCGATGTCATCTCGCACGAAGTTGACGAGCGCAAAGTCACTGACCTGACCATTTTCCGTCCGCAACTTGACGTGGGCCGGCGCGACCAACTCCAGATAGACGGCTGAAACGTTGCTCCCACGGAGATCCGTCCAAACACGGGCGGCCTCTTCTTCAAGAAGTTCCGGAGTGGGCACGGTCAGTCCATAGACGTCTCGCTCCGGAACGTTTGCTTGGGGTCTGAGGTCGACTTGGGGCGTTTCCGCGGTGTTCCCTGGAAATCCGGGTGCCTCGGGAAAATTCGGAACTCCCGGAATGTTAGGCCGCGGAAAACCAGGGATCCCGGAAGCCGCCGCAACCTGCTGACGCGCGCGACTGTTTTCGTAGTCCATCAACTGTGCCAGCAAACGCTCGTGCTTTCGCTTGAGCATCAAATCAACGAGATAGTCCCGATCTTCCAGGCTAAACGCGGAGAGTGGAAACAACTTCTTGACGGAATTCAGCGAAATCACCACTTGCCCGTTCCGACACCCAAAGTACTCGCCTCGTACCAGCGTCTCGCCGGAAGGATCCTCCCAATTTCGGGGTCGGCCGCCGAACGCCAACGTGGGGAAAACAAGGCAAATCAACAGACCGGTTGAGAAGATTTTCATCTCAGTGTTCCACCGTCGAGAGAGGATCGCGAGAATTCTCG
This portion of the Thalassoroseus pseudoceratinae genome encodes:
- a CDS encoding glycosyltransferase family 4 protein, encoding MAIGSPIRVVLLADRFEVRGSSAYTLRLAQNLNTYNVAVEIVTPNADVIETELRARLPIRVFPHLQTPVWRGVVRGAVLEHLKEFKPDLIHIQSRQMLPTGNWLARHLNVPLVFTLHGYLESRERLYFDRSIKRHIICVSRSVRSELRQRTGIKDEFTSIVHTGVETPAVLDRIPVLSPQKTPVVGTACPLETVKGLPFFLGAAHAIHQVREDVMFLVAGAGPEEANLRRLVRVLDLTNHVTFVPKLHDYTTSIRAMDIFCLPSLKQGLGTIMLEAMALGKPVIATGVGGVYSVVRDEETGLVVPPSDSARLAERILELLNDPQEARRLGSAGQDLVHDEFSVEKMVRETVAVYRRILGEPNPTESQPEATPVSQA
- a CDS encoding phytanoyl-CoA dioxygenase family protein is translated as MTGTTIAPEESHAFETDGFFIVPGLLDSLTTERLGQIARRDRTLEAERSSRADGEGGAVELVVRNELPTDTVYGAIVRSHRIVNRMTDLLCQDADDAVYHYHHKMICKEPRTGGAWAWHQDYGYWYNFGCLMPTMASCLIAVDRATPENGCLQVLRGSHRIGRIDHGPVGQQTGADPERVAVACERFERVYVNLEPGDAVFFHANLLHRSDQNHSDNPRWAFICCYNTRSNNPYKDSRHPRYTDLETWDDSQVLQTVGQHWNAIQSTA
- a CDS encoding dipeptidase translates to MLIFDAHLDMAWNALDWNRDLMKPVSEIRTFEKHFPNQIPGDCSVSWAELRRGRVGITISTLLPRLHRPYPELTFFQSREADYGAAYGQLAYYRAMSERGELREISDWPTLEKHIQEWVADDTPDGQNGLPIGYILSMEGSQPILHPEQIHEWYAAGLRILGPAHYGENPYCFGTGSEGGLKADGPELLKQMDQAGMLLDATHLADQSFWEALEIFEGPVLASHHNCRSLVPGDRQLTDEQIKALIGRGSVIGAAFDNWMIKPGWKKHVSDPNTVSLEDIANHTDHICQIAGNAKHCGIGTDLDGGFGKEQSPGDMETIAELGKFADVLERRGYSQEDIDGILYRNFVEFFQRAWS